In Fusarium falciforme chromosome 9, complete sequence, the following are encoded in one genomic region:
- a CDS encoding Phosphoinositide phospholipase C, with protein sequence MSLSSDLDSKNTLTTTSLHKLSDMSSLTRSHLTQVQTTFPSHTQPVPIPMSAISASSVTSNSQQGSPIMSPDTAVLTTNSSAQPSPEPMRGREEEVFPSSFQLPESVLFRKMSENSSGQSLGSNPSAMSEAVGGNRSIMRRLSNRAHRFATSRRRQSSAAPASRDGSVGPSILRRRSDSNATAPPESSVLTDTDEEVEFVPDDSISFVGLDGAVYTSSANSTHGSISGSAGAMAGPVLPAELCNGSSVWKVSRKARPRKINLIYETETNKLSWDPARPHKSLHVDEIREIRTDSDIQQYILDFGMAQITEADKNLSDNWFTIIYTVPESSKTKFLHIVTDNIASRILWTEFLDAMLRYRQELMTSLMAFNDRAIAQYWQSEMAREFGDSPRGTDQEELDIAGVKRVCQSLHICSSQSTLEVNFHLADSRRRQKLNFTEFKDFVRRMKQRTDVQRIIRSIAANPELGLTLAEFLDFLRDEQGEDVDSNRASWEKLFSRYSRRYRTDEVDTAENAQIMSEAAFVGFLTSEDNGPIAPEPQEYTLDRPMNEYFISSSHNTYLLGRQVAGQSSVEGYISALVRGCRCVEVDCWDGYNGQPEVNHGRTMTTSISFKEVMTTINKYAFIKSKFPLWISLEVHCSPSQQATMVEIIKDCFGSRLVTETLDAFPDKLPSPSELMERVLIKVKKPQIKEEAVSAGNDFRGRRRGNSLNSPMIRPTVPDSAAIMPSQSLPQSPMLTPSHSTRRLVSKTRVNTITEGQVQDMMSSSTSDNESGAEQTAKKAPNKTVKVLGDLGVYCAGVKFSGFDTVDAKQYNHIFSFMEASFAKHSRTKEQKMALDIHNMRYMMRVYPDRTRITSNNFDPLIYWRRGVQMAALNWQTFDLGMQLNRAMFDGGKDYSGYVLKPAELRDIQVLPYNSDIAEGKKERSVVTFSIDVISAQQLMRPANLPANKSINPYVEVEVFHANDKRDKKESECILSLEPDSPPKVQTDIKPENGFNPMFDKHFKFRVTTKHPDLVFVRWSVKLSADGESYNERPAVATYTAKLTNLKQGYRTLPLLNHAGDQYLFSKLFCKIKVGPVEKKLIDAPRRAQDGGNKLNRLGGKVFSRINTSPKSTIEKSSSEKTSFDSY encoded by the coding sequence ATGTCGCTCAGCTCAGATCTCGACTCAAAAAACACATTGACTACCACTTCTCTTCACAAACTATCCGACATGTCCTCATTAACACGCTCTCACCTCACCCAGGTCCAGACGACCTTCCCGTCTCATACACAACCAGTCCCCATCCCCATGTCGGCCATCAGCGCCTCATCTGTTACCTCAAATTCACAGCAGGGCTCACCCATCATGTCTCCCGACACAGCCGTCCTGACCACAAATTCCTCCGCCCAGCCCTCACCTGAGCCCATGCGAgggcgggaggaggaggtcttTCCTTCCAGCTTCCAACTTCCAGAGTCGGTGCTGTTCCGCAAGATGAGCGAGAACTCATCAGGGCAGAGCTTGGGCAGCAACCCCAGCGCAATGTCGGAAGCAGTTGGAGGCAACAGGAGTATCATGCGTCGCCTCTCAAACCGAGCTCATCGATTCGCTACGAGTAGGAGACGACAGTCTTCTGCCGCCCCGGCCAGCCGTGATGGAAGTGTTGGACCTAGTATCTTGAGGAGACGCAGTGACAGCAATGCCACGGCGCCCCCTGAGAGCAGTGTCTTGACTGATACGGACGAGGAGGTAGAGTTTGTACCCGATGACTCCATCTCCTTTGTTGGCCTGGACGGCGCCGTCTACACTTCCTCGGCCAACAGTACCCACGGTTCCATTAGCGGAAGTGCTGGTGCTATGGCTGGCCCTGTGCTCCCGGCTGAGCTCTGCAATGGAAGCAGCGTCTGGAAGGTTTCAAGGAAAGCCCGGCCAAGGAAGATCAATCTTATTTACGAAACAGAAACGAACAAGCTGTCCTGGGACCCTGCTCGCCCCCACAAGTCACTGCACGTGGATGAGATCAGGGAGATTCGGACAGACTCTGACATTCAGCAATACATCCTCGACTTTGGAATGGCCCAGATCACCGAGGCTGACAAAAACCTCTCGGATAACTGGTTCACCATCATCTACACCGTTCCCGAGAGCTCCAAGACGAAGTTCCTGCACATTGTTACCGACAACATTGCCAGCCGGATCCTTTGGACGGAATTCCTCGACGCCATGCTCAGGTATCGACAGGAGCTCATGACTTCTCTGATGGCCTTTAACGACCGGGCCATTGCCCAGTACTGGCAAAGCGAGATGGCCAGGGAGTTTGGCGATTCGCCTCGTGGCACCGATCAGGAGGAGCTTGACATTGCAGGTGTCAAGCGGGTGTGCCAGAGCCTTCACATCTGCAGCTCCCAGTCAACACTCGAGGTCAACTTTCACCTGGCCGACTCTCGAAGACGCCAGAAGCTCAACTTTACCGAGTTCAAGGACTTTGTGCGGCGGATGAAGCAAAGAACGGATGTTCAGCGTATCATCCGTAGTATTGCTGCTAACCCTGAGCTGGGCCTCACACTGGCCGAGTTTCTAGATTTTCTCCGTGATGAGCAGGGCGAGGATGTTGATTCTAACCGGGCCTCTTGGGAGAAGCTCTTCTCTCGCTACAGCCGCCGATACCGAACTGACGAAGTCGACACTGCCGAGAACGCCCAAATCATGTCGGAAGCCGCGTTTGTAGGCTTTCTTACTTCGGAGGACAATGGCCCGATCGCCCCTGAGCCCCAGGAGTACACCCTCGATCGCCCCATGAACGAATACTTTATCTCGAGCTCCCACAACACTTATCTCCTCGGTCGACAAGTTGCTGGCCAGTCCAGCGTTGAGGGCTACATTTCGGCTCTGGTCCGAGGTTGCCGGTGTGTCGAGGTTGACTGCTGGGATGGCTACAATGGCCAGCCCGAGGTCAACCACGGACGTACCATGACAACCTCGATCAGCTTCAAGGAGGTTATGACAACCATTAACAAGTACGCCTTCATCAAGTCCAAGTTTCCTCTGTGGATCTCCCTGGAAGTCCACTGCAGCCCCAGTCAGCAGGCCACCATGGTcgaaattattaaggattgTTTCGGCTCAAGGCTGGTGACGGAGACCCTTGACGCGTTCCCCGACAAGCTCCCCTCCCCTTCGGAGCTTATGGAACGTGTCctgatcaaggtcaagaagccgCAGATtaaggaggaggctgtctCCGCTGGCAACGACTTCAGGGGTAGACGCCGAGGCAACAGCCTGAACTCGCCCATGATCCGACCGACCGTGCCCGATAGCGCTGCCATCATGCCCTCGCAGTCTCTCCCCCAGAGCCCGATGCTCACGCCCAGCCACTCGACCCGCAGGCTGGTCAGCAAGACGCGCGTCAACACGATCACCGAGGGCCAGGTCCAGGACATGATGAGCAGCAGCACGAGCGACAACGAGAGTGGAGCCGAACAGACAGCCAAGAAGGCGCCCAACAAGACGGTCAAGGTGCTCGGCGACTTGGGTGTGTACTGTGCAGGTGTCAAGTTCTCCGGATTTGATACCGTGGACGCGAAGCAGTACAACCACATCTTCTCTTTCATGGAGGCGAGCTTTGCCAAGCACTCTCGCACCAAGGAGCAGAAGATGGCGCTCGACATCCACAACATGCGATACATGATGCGAGTCTACCCCGACCGAACCCGTATCACCTCGAACAACTTCGACCCCCTCATCTACTGGCGCCGCGGTGTCCAGATGGCGGCTCTCAACTGGCAAACGTTTGATCTCGGAATGCAGCTTAACCGCGCCATGTTTGACGGTGGCAAGGACTACTCTGGTTACGTCCTGAAGCCCGCAGAGCTTCGCGATATCCAGGTTCTCCCGTACAATTCTGACATCGCAGAGGGTAAGAAGGAGCGCAGCGTCGTGACGTTCAGCATCGATGTCATCTCGGCTCAGCAACTCATGCGACCTGCCAACCTCCCCGCCAACAAGTCGATCAACCCCTACGTCGAAGTTGAGGTGTTCCATGCCAACGACAAGCGAGACAAGAAGGAGTCGGAATGCATCCTGTCCCTGGAGCCCGACTCGCCGCCCAAGGTCCAGACGGATATCAAGCCCGAGAATGGCTTTAACCCCATGTTCGATAAGCATTTCAAGTTCCGGGTGACAACAAAGCACCCCGACCTCGTCTTTGTGCGATGGTCAGTCAAGCTCTCGGCCGACGGCGAGAGCTACAACGAGCGACCGGCGGTGGCGACATACACGGCCAAGCTCACCAACCTGAAGCAAGGATACCGAACCTTGCCTCTCCTCAACCACGCTGGCGACCAGTATCTGTTCTCCAAGCTCTTCTGCAAGATCAAGGTGGGCCCAGTCGAAAAGAAGTTGATCGACGCACCTCGACGCGCCCAGGACGGCGGCAACAAGCTGAACCGTCTGGGCGGCAAGGTGTTTAGCCGGATCAACACCAGCCCCAAAAGTACGATCGAGAAGTCAAGCTCAGAGAAGACGAGCTTTGACAGTTATTGA